Genomic segment of Syngnathus acus chromosome 10, fSynAcu1.2, whole genome shotgun sequence:
TAGTTTCTAGTGTTTCGTAATcaaaaacaagtgaataaCAATTATTCCATATCACACAAGAGACAATGTTAACTTTTTGAAACTGAGTCGGTTACTGGTGCAGTTATTACTTTCTGtagtaaaaaaagacatttgcaaatgtcttgttttgattaaacgtaAATGATAATCTGTTGGTTTTCATGAAATAATGCAAAACATAATGAACAATTGCTGTTGAGCAGCTGACAGATGATTAGGACCATTCCAAGGTAAAAATGGCTCCGAACAATTtcttgtttattaaaatatactcgattaatttgataattgaTTACTCGTCGattaatcatttaattttgtcagCTCTAACCCTCCATGGAGCAATATTCTACATGCTGCACAGGATCTAAAGGGAAATAAAGCCCTTTAAAATGTCCATGGGCATGAAGGGACACATGACAGGACACAACGTGAGGAGAGACGTTTTGACTGaaattatgacttttttttccttcaaaatATAACCACTTTGTCTATTAGTATAGATTCCATCGACACTATACCACCTACTAGgctgtgaaaataaaactgtcaATTCCCGGATATGTGACGTTCAGAGCGTTTTGCTAACAGAAGGTCTCAAGCTGGCCTATTTTTAACAAGGAGTGACAGGGGCAAAGGGGGATACAAGGCACACAGTCCAATATTAATGAGTCCTGCTCCAACGATAGCCCCAGGTTCCAAGTTTAACTAATGTGCAATTAAGTTTTAAACTGAGGGAAAATCACCttgtaaaaacatttgtcaagtGAACTGTTCTTCTGGCTGGCTAATTAAAGAGAGACTTGGAAgtctgtgtgtttatttacgtatacatgaaaataaatatgtgtACCGTATTAGCAGAGAGCGCATCACCCATTGCCTGTCATATGTCTCTATTAGACAACACTGACATGTAGTTGCGATCATTAAGCAATAATAGTTTACTTTACAGCTCATGAACTACAGTATCAACAAATTAAGCTCACTGATAGCGCTTGGATGGCAAGCGATGCATCGTGGCAGAGCAGGGAggagaagatgaggaggaggaggagaatacGAGGCTTTATTGTGTCTGTCACATTAAACGATACTGCCGCCACACGCGCAGTAATGAAGATCACTTGCAAAGTCATTTGAAAGTCAAATCATCACTGTCTGTGAATTTCAATTATGTGTCTTAGAAAGAGCATGCTGCAGGCTTGATagaggaaaaggaggaggatcAGGAAGGGGTCAGGCAACAGGAGTCAGGAAGTCGGCGCCCTTGTCTCATAGAGATGATAGATTAAAACAATGAGGATGATGAGGCTGCTGTTTGGCTCACTAAGGGTGTGCGGGTCTGTGTGCGAGCAGGTGGATGCCTCGGATACCAAAATGGAGGACTCCCGAGTGTGGGTCCCCGCCGAGGAGCCTGTCGCTGACCCGGCGTTCCTTTTCCAGTCCAAGATCTGGGAATTCTGCCAGGAGTTGCCCATCCACTGGATCAATCCCTCTCCCCTGAGCGGTGAGGAATCGGGAAAGGGCGGTGGGAGGTGgggatggggtgggggggcttcTAACCCACTATACTACACATAGACATGAGAGTGTGTATGTAGTGCCCAAAGCCGTGCGGATAGTTTGTAAACAGGCTCCATCCAGCGCAGAATTGAGTACACTACACATGGCAGTCAAAGTGTGTATTGACTGATTTGATTGACATTCTCCTTTTAACTTGACAAAAGCCCTTCGACATTTCAGATTTTAAAGCAGtacgacaacaacaataaaaaatactgtCATTCAGTATTAAGGAGACGTAGGCAACGCCGGTCCTCGAGATCCACTGTCTTGCCTGTTTTAGAAGTTTCCCTCCTCCAACACGCCCGATTCAAAACAGTTGTGCGACTGCACGGGCAtcttacttttgtttttgattcagATTTGGagctggaggaagaggaggtagAGCATGTGGACGCGCCTGACACAGAGGTGAAAGGTCATCGTTCCGCCCGTGAGGTGGAGTACAACCCTCCCGTGAACGACTACGTAAGTGCGCCGTGACATCCGAGGAATCCGCCTCCAGTTACAGTCAAGTCACTTCAATTAGCCGCGGCTCTGCCTCCACTTTGTCCGCATATAAATTGCTCACTAATTGATGTTAAAACTGACTCTGTGCACCAGAGGGCACAGCAATTGCTCTATATATCTGTTTAAGTAAGGCCAGTTCATTGAAGACTCCCTTAATGTCTCTCCATTAATTGAGAGAAACATCCAGCCGTTCCAAGGCAGAAAATTGTGCCTCTCTCGGTGCCTTCTCTCACTTGGCAGAGCAACGCACCACACAAAGGTCACTCGCGACTGTGCAAATAAGTTACATTTATTACCAATGCTTTAATTATCAAAGTGTACAACATGAAGAGGGAAAGACGGACGGCATATTTCGCATCTAAACCACTCAGCGGCGCAGGATTAATTATCCGTGACGGtgggagaaaaatattttaggcaGCGACATGAAGGAACGCACACTCCAAACTATCTACACACATGCGACACACCACATTTATCACTTACACGTGAACGGCCACTAAAGCAGAGGCGCTGTCTCCTCGGTGCAGTGCGACACATGGGCAGAAATGAGACTTCCGATAATGGTCACATTTATCAGGACCGCCCCAGAAACACTTCTCAATACTCCTAGACTTTAGTTTGTGAGAATAATATGCGCTTTCAAGAATTTAGTTGGGGGAAAAGTTAAGGAATACCGTATTTCATCATATAGTGCCAAGAGCCCTTTATTAACCCACCTGCAGCAAGTGTGAGGTGTCTAGAgttgaacatttcattttgtaattATATGAAATAGTTTCTGACACAAATACATAATGagaaatgtttaaaatatattagAAACTCCTATATAGTCAAAATGTGTATTAAGGCCTGCAACATTCACTAATGAGTAGATGTCAGTTGTGTTTTGCCTGTGTAGAACAAATTCACGctaaaaatgtaacaaaaataTAACTAAATCTGTCTTTCCTTGTCAGTGGacattaaatcatttttcagtcattttgaaacattttccagctttttctcCACGCTGCATCGAGCAGTCGTTTGAAACATTGCCTTAAACTTCAGCTTTACAGATGCCACATTGTGGTAAGCATGTCTACATTGTGTTATCAGCCAAAGTCAAGGTAATTATGCACAGGCACCTGGTGGATGTGATCTATTACATTGGAAAGTATTTCCAAGGTTCTAATTATTCCTAATcgttcctcttcttcttcattctTCTTTGTTGACCTGGTGTTTCTTTTCCAGTCCTTCTTTCAAATTTACACCATCTCAGATTAAATTGTGGGCCATAAGACTCTACTCAGAACCACAATCATGTTAAAGCCAAGTCAAGCTTGCAGTGTTGTAGACAGTACTAATGATGAAGTGCTCCGTTTACTATTTATGATCAAAATctatatttccttttttttcccagcacaGGGAAAATTAGTGACCCCTAGAGTGCTCTGACCTTTGTGCTATAAATAGCAATGATCCCCACAATCTCATGCGGCCGTTCAAACTGGCCTTCAGCTACACTTTTTCTTCACTAAgtgtaaatgttttgattaGTTGACATGACTAAAAGTTTTTAGTGGACTTTGATAATCTGCTGCCACTGtgttttcattcaattttGCAATGAGTATCTGCATAAAACTTTTCAAAAGCCCGAAGGGAAGGCTTTTCCCTCATTGAATGGCTGACATTTTGGGGAGGTGTTTGATTGTGCATACTTGCATGTGGGCTGAAATCACGCGTAGCAAAGGAAACTAATGGTTCTTAGTCTTCATTAACGCTGCTTGTTTGGGAGGACTGCCTCAGATTTCCCAAGGTGAGCCATTCTTATCAGCGCAGCGTTCCCACTAGAGGAGGCGACTCAAAGCCGCAGTGATTAATATGTGCCACCCGTTTTAAGAGGCTAGCTCTGATTAATTGCTTTTAAGGTACAATGCTGCCTTTTGgctgtttgtttgatttgttttacgGTGCGccatcatttgaataaaacattttctctGTTTTTCTCAAGCAATGTCCCAATTCGTTGTGTGTGAAGCAGATACGATAATCATTGCTCCATTGACGGGTTTGCTGTTGTTTCTATAACAGATTTTTGACAGCGTGTTGATGACCCTCAAACTTGACTTAAACAATAAATCATGAGAAACCTGCCTCTGCGTGTCGTGATGATAAATCAAACGCGCTTAAACAAGATATCATCCGTCGCAGCATTTCTATGTGCTTTAGGGCTCCCAAGTTTGTAGTATTACTCGATTTATCAGAACTCACATCAGAAGTCACCAAGTATTGGTCATGAGAAAATACCATCAATTactaaaatcacatttgtgtACATCTGACTGACATTATGTCCACCAGCTAACCTCAAATATGTATCTACTTTTAATTGTGACAGACCAAAATTAGCCCATGTCAAAAAGTACAAAGTCAATCTTAAAAACATGTCTACGGCAGGCTGCCTGTGTCAAGTACTACGTATATGTCAAAGTAGACAGCTTGGCTACGAGGGTGACATGCTAATCACGTGATATGCAGTTTAAGTTATATCAACAGAGTAATCCCTTTGTTAAAAAATTTGTTAAAATGTGTTTCGGTGTtgtattaaaacattttaatagatAAGTTAGCATACAAGAGGTAGATTTTTAAGTTCATGTTGTAAAaatcttttgtatttttattacatttttagtTTGTAATTTCTATGCAATCTTatatttgcaaacatttctaaagtatagattttttttcctcgaccCACAGGATACTGTGTTCAATTTTTCTGCACTAAAACTACCAAATGAAACAACGGACTCTTTTGTTTAatcagcaacaaaaaaaagtttgattctgcttttttctgtttgtttttttacaatcgAGGTAGTGCTGTCATCTACTGGTGGTTGTGTGACAGTTAAGTTGTTAAACTTGAAATTTACCGTCCAGCGGCATGAGAGCCTCATGAAAAAGGTGATTgcgctcacacacaaactggCTCCTGACGTCACTCACTTGGCCATGCCTCTTAAAGATCAAACACAGATATTACAGTTTTTATATCtcattaaattaattttttatgtACTCTTTTTCACAGTTCTGATATTTAGGGTTTAAGTATTTGTGTTAAGAatcttttttgtgtttctaTGACCTTGTTGTGGCAATACAAGGACTCAAGCAACAGTTTACCGGCATGAGACTCACTTTTGTGTCCACCTCTGCGTGTTCTCCTTCCCCACTAGTGAATGCTTTGCGTTGCTGCAGCTTGACTCGTGCCGACTCTTCCCCAAGAATCTCTGGCGGGTTTTTCCGAAAGTGAAGCCGGAGCTGGCTCAGAGCGACACGGCCTGATCGTCTCAGAGGAGCCATTTACTAAGAGAGATTGAAATGTGGCGCAACGTGGACCGAGGGCGGTCGAGTTAAGTGGCACTTCTCCGAAGCCCATTAGGCGTTGCTCTTGATCAAAGGCGCAGGCCCTGCGAGTCTTCCAGGGCGTGAAGCAGCCGGCACAACGGCGAATGCTAGGGGTCATTAAATCTACCTAATTTACCTTTCGTTTGGGCTCCAATTGGCCCCTCAATAAGTTTAGAGGCAGCCAGCGAGAGCAAATGAAAGAATCCTTGTTAGGCCATCATTAGCCTGCTAATTGCTTTAGAAATGTGATACATACTTAAAGTCAAGGTCAGGGGGAGGGTGCTCATTTGGATGCGGTAAGGGGAGGCAGGGCTGACGCTGCTGCGGAGTTATGAGGTCAGAGATGAATGAAATAGTGTAATGATGCTGCTTAAAGGCACGTTGGTGCATTTTGATTGAAGATCTCTGCAATGGACAAGTCAGTGATGatgctttttgtgtgcgtgtgcagcACTGCCATCGCTGACCTTGCCGGAAAGGTCAAGGGTATCGCATCACACTTTATTACCCTGATATTTAATCCAACTCGAGCTCGCCGTTACATGTCACATTCTTGTGTCGCCGTGGCTATCGATTCTTTGCACTGATCTTTACACCTATTCTGCCTGACATATGACCGGCCAAAGTTCACCAGATGCGCATTCACACCTTGAAGAGCCGCTGTCATAACCTTAGCCTGCAGTGAGGTTACCGAGTGTGAACACTGACATATTATGTGTGAGGGGACAGACACATGCGTGATGCAACAAACGAACTGTGGCCATGCGTGGTAACCGGACTTACAAATTTACCTGATTTCATGACCACCACATCTCAAATCATTTGTATCTCAATGCAGTTTCCTTATAGAAATGGCTTAATCCATTAAAGTGATGTCACCAGTTACTAGTAAGGCAACAGTCGTCGGCTGGTCATGCTGAGGTCTCTAGCAAGACCAGTAGCAAAAACACAAGTAGTCATGATTTAGCCAGCCAAATCTCCAGTCACAGGGCAGAACCAACACGCTGTTGTTGGCCTGCTGCTTGCTGGTGACACCAGCAAGACTAGCTACTGCTGATTACTAAAGAACAGGAAACTTTTTATTGGGGTAAAAGAGAATCtactaaaatgtcaaaatgctgTAAACATGCTGGCAATGAATGAGTAAAGTACAATGACAAAATACTTGCACTTTGTTACTTCTCACTACTCTCGCTTTCtgtatgtaaatatatatatatatatttaaagaaAAGTTCTGAAAATTGAATTCCATCCTGGTGATAGAGACTCAAACCTACTATGTCCATCACCCAACAGAGAGCCGTGGGTCTGGAGCTGGACAACCGCCTGGATGAGCGCGGTTACTGCTGCCAGTACTGTCACCATGGCTACCGCTTCTGCCGCCGCTACCACGTGCCCCTCGGCGGCTTCAACCCGTGGCCATACTACTATCGGGGAGGCCACGTTGTCTGCCAGGTGGTGATGCCGTGCAACTGGTGGATCGCTCGCATGCTGGGGAGGATCTGAGGGGGGCGTTGTCCGCCTGGAATCGTTGCTTTGATGCATCTTTTACGCCACTTGTGAGATGAATGTCGACCGACCGCTGTTAATTATTTCCTGAGCTGAGTTTTGGCCGGAGGCGTACTTGTCACACTAAATGGGGCCTGGGGCATTTTAAAGGCTTTCTTAAAAGGCAGCCGTCATTtatcattttctttgcttttgtttttatgtcgtCCGATATAATGCATGCTACCATGTTTGGACtatgtcaaatatttgagGAAAACGCGTGttcttttttggttttaaattgCTGTAATGTATGACCAGTTGCATACAATATAACAGTAATTTATGTTGAGGTTTCCAATAAAGTCTTTAAAGTCACTTTTTGAGGCTAATTGCTACGAAGAAGTGGCGAGGGAGAGTGAAGTTTGGGCTTCCCTGCTGAAGCTGCTACCTCCGCAACCTGACCAAGTGCTAATTATTTGATGTATGGAGTGATgtatttcaaattagggtttgaAACTATAGTATGATTTTGAGTAGCATTTGGATTCCAAAATAAGGTCTTAAAACTAGTGTAAAATTAGCATCTCAAAGTTAGATTTCAAATAGGGTTAACGTTCTAAAGTGTGgcataaaaagaaattgatGTAAACCACAGCTAGGGGTTCAAAGTAAGGTTTTAAATTAGGGTTAGATTTTCAAAATGGTGTTTTGAATTCGTTACATTTTTGAGTGTTTTTTGAACAAGAGGTAAGAACTCAAAGTAGGGCTTTtaggtagggtttcaaattaggggtCCAACAAgtattagggtttcaaagtaggtttTTAAATGGGGTCAAGGTTTCAAATCATAAttttaaactagggttaggatttcaaagtagggttttaagGAAGGGTTGGGTTTTAAAATTGAGGTTTTAAATTCAGAGTTAAGTTTTCAGAGTAGGGTTAAGTGGGTTACGTTTTGAAGTCGAGGAATTAACGTAGAGTTCGTGTTTTGAAGTAGGGTCTATAACTTGGGTTAAGGATTTCAATTAGGGTTTTACAATATGGCCACGTCATGTACTTGTACTAAGAAAGTGCATATTAATAGTATATATTAATGATACACACTCCACAACTATCAGTTGTGTCTTCTCAATGCACAACACCtttcaatatttcataaaGCAATTATGATTATTAGACATTACAAATTCCGAAGtgtatttgatcatttcaaacagttaaacaaagaaaaaaaatctcactaTTATTATGGTTGCCATTCCTGATTTctttcaattaaaatgtcattgaatATTAAACGTCACATCTTCTGTCATTACTAAACCAATACGAGCGCGCTCAAAGAGACGTGCGCTGTCAATGTGGGATTGAAAGTAATGCAATCTAGATCATTCTTCActgaaaaaagcaaaaacaaagaaaacaagatgTCAGTCAAGCATGTTCCGAATGCAAACCAATGCACTATAATGTGCTGCATCTTGACCTCAGTGGCTTGTGGAAATGTCGCtgataaaatacaatttccTTGTGGATGAAAAAGAGGGAATGACATATTAGCTCATGCAAATATGTATGGATCGAGCTCAGGCGGCGGTGAccatattgttatttttaaatcaataatgTCGATGGCCCGGAGGAACATGTCGAGTAAAAAGAATAGTAGCGCTATTTAACAAATGCAATAATTGCAAGCATACGTCAAATGTACTGACAAGTGTATtgccagtgaaaaaaaacctgaggCGCTTTGGGAAAGTTCACATAATCAGTTCATTGCTCCACCTCATCACaggctttattattattattattattattattatttaagcCTTCATGTGTAGATGCTGCTGCACTCCAATGTGGAGGAAAAGgtgtgggggttttttttccacaagaaGCCGTTGCCGGTTGTTACGTTGTGCGTCTCACAAAGTCTCCCAGGAATCTTTTGTGCTGTTGAGAGCCAATTGTCACGGAAGCCTTGAGAGTCCCTTTGAATGTTGAATGCTGGTAAATTCACATATTGAAGGCTGCTCACTGAGCGCTCATCACGTCTGTTGGGACACTGCATTCAATATTAGCTACAAAATTGGAGCTATAAAAGCCACTGAATCGAACACAATCCGATTTGATTGTCattcaaaactattttcaCCATAGGAAATGGAAATAATAGGATCTAGGGTCAAACTGTGTACATCACAACAACAGCTTTGTTCACTGTAAAGGGAATTCGACAGTCTCATTGAAGAGACTGGAAAATGTTGtgtaaatgcaaaaataatcatttgtgaaaagtttattaaaatgtataaagttattcaaatgtaaaagcaGTAAACCTCTGAAAATAAGTTAACCACTCCcaattataaaatataaaattcacGGACTTTTAACACAAAGAATATAAAAGGAAAACTGAAAGGCAAAGCACAAAGTTTGATACAATACATAGAGTGTGCTATTATCCAAGATGACAGTCCatgtttgggggaaaaaaggcaaaagcaaaacagagcTTTGATCCTTTGATGCTCACGGAAATAAGCTCTCATGAAAAACACTGCAATCTTGTACTGAATTGtaaaaaagtcataaaaagccaagcaaaaacaaaacaagacaggAACTGGACATTGCAGCAATGTTGCCATAGCAGCAGTTTTATAAGAATGGGAGGAGCGATGATTGAAATTTTAAAAGACCCCAGTTGTGTCATTTATGCAAGTCTTACGGCACTTAAACAGTGACATGAGAAAATGATCTTGAGCAaagcaaaatgtgtcattgCTTGATTATTTGACTACGACTGTACCTATTTTGCTGACTCAGTTTTATTTGGGGCTGTctgtccaatttttaacccagtAGTTTTAAGGGTACGGTGACCGGATACAGAACAATTTTGACTCAGGCAATTGAGACTTAATTAAGACTTGCATTTTTGGATGGAATCCAATTTTTTGGGGTGCAGTTCTAAGCGTTCACATTTCATATTAAATGCAACCTCCGTCCGTCTGGTGTGTGAACATATGCGTCCCCAAAGTGATCCACGTGGACAGAAGAAACGACATCAGTTGTTGatagaaataaatgtgatCCAACGCGTACGGTCCCGGCCTTATGTTTTTAGTATCTCATATATACAGAGAGGCCATTTAGGAGAAgttaaaatacagtatttggGGGTAGGGAATAACTCTGGGACGGAATGGTGCGTccgaaaatggaaaataacataagaaaaggaaaacattttatgttcaGTCCAGAGCTATTACAATGAAAagacaattattttcaattgatacaacaaaaaagtgcAACATCGCATCACGCAGATGTGCCAATTGGCAATAGTAGTTAAGAACATGAGCCACATAAGAGCTCATTGCCATTAAGTAAATAAATTGCACTTGGaataaatgaaagcaaaagcaTTATTGTCCTCCTCCTAGGAGCCCTAAAACCGACGGCCTGAGGGCAAAAGCTCAAACTCGTACCGGATGATTAGGACTACACAAAATAACATCTGCCTTCCTAAGGATCTGTTTATTACTGGTAGACATGAGCCGGGCCTACATACATCCGGCACGCCGATATTTTTCCAGCGGATTCAACAAGGCTACAGAGGAGATTTGTTTCGAACAAGTTCAGATTTCCAAAACATACAACAGTACAGGAGGATCAAACGGATTCCGTAAAGGTTCTTATTTTCCTTGTGCAATTGTTGATAAACCTTTTTGGAGGTTCAAAGCAAAGTTTATTGTCGAGGACCACACCAA
This window contains:
- the tnmd gene encoding tenomodulin; translation: MEASSQSSSQQVLFNDVEAAKGKKAKYRIYQRVGLVLAFVFLLLGLCIFSLAYLWSPTLGKVYDHEYKAVLDGVETPSLLEIDSIRQIEIFRIGNGSQEVLEVHDFKHGLTAIRFAEHQRCYIRSQTRTLPIVAGVEAEDGDFEVDASDTKMEDSRVWVPAEEPVADPAFLFQSKIWEFCQELPIHWINPSPLSDLELEEEEVEHVDAPDTEVKGHRSAREVEYNPPVNDYRAVGLELDNRLDERGYCCQYCHHGYRFCRRYHVPLGGFNPWPYYYRGGHVVCQVVMPCNWWIARMLGRI